From a single Sinorhizobium sp. RAC02 genomic region:
- the rhaS gene encoding rhamnose ABC transporter substrate-binding protein, protein MKILKTLLVTAAVSVAMMATAQAETKKIALVVKALGIGFFEAANKGAQEAAKELGDVEVIYTGPTTTTAEGQIEVINSLIAQKVDAIAVSANDTNALVPALKKAMDRGIKVISWDSGVAPEGRSMHLNPSSNPLIGNMIIKLAADNLPDGGDVAVLSATATSTNQNVWIEEMTKVLPNYKGINVVATVYGDDLADKSYRETQGLIQSHPNLKAIIAPTSVGIVAAAQAVTDAGKVGQINVTGLGLPSEMAGHVKSGASKSFAIWNPIDLGYSATMIAYDLIGGAEAKPGAELKMGRMGTVKLDDKNEGAMADPFIYDAKNVEEFAKIF, encoded by the coding sequence GTGAAAATTCTGAAGACATTGCTTGTGACCGCGGCCGTCTCGGTCGCGATGATGGCAACCGCACAGGCGGAAACCAAGAAGATCGCCCTCGTCGTCAAGGCGCTCGGCATCGGCTTCTTCGAAGCCGCCAACAAGGGCGCGCAGGAAGCCGCCAAGGAACTCGGCGACGTCGAAGTCATCTATACCGGCCCGACCACGACGACCGCCGAAGGCCAGATCGAAGTGATCAATTCGCTGATCGCCCAGAAGGTCGATGCCATCGCCGTTTCGGCCAACGACACGAATGCCCTTGTACCGGCCCTCAAGAAGGCCATGGACCGCGGCATCAAGGTCATCTCCTGGGATTCGGGCGTCGCGCCGGAAGGCCGCTCGATGCACCTCAACCCGTCGTCGAACCCCTTGATCGGCAACATGATCATCAAGCTTGCCGCCGACAACCTGCCTGATGGCGGCGATGTCGCGGTTCTCTCGGCGACGGCCACCTCGACCAACCAGAACGTCTGGATCGAGGAAATGACCAAGGTGCTGCCGAACTACAAGGGCATCAACGTGGTCGCGACCGTCTACGGCGACGATCTTGCCGATAAGTCCTACCGTGAGACGCAGGGCCTCATCCAGTCGCATCCGAACCTGAAGGCGATCATCGCGCCAACCTCCGTCGGCATCGTCGCCGCAGCCCAGGCCGTCACCGACGCCGGCAAGGTCGGCCAGATCAACGTCACCGGCCTCGGCCTGCCGTCCGAAATGGCCGGCCATGTGAAGTCGGGCGCGTCAAAATCCTTCGCGATCTGGAACCCGATCGACCTCGGCTACTCGGCGACGATGATCGCCTACGACCTGATCGGCGGCGCGGAAGCCAAGCCTGGCGCGGAACTGAAGATGGGCCGCATGGGCACCGTCAAGCTCGACGACAAGAACGAAGGCGCCATGGCCGATCCGTTCATCTACGATGCCAAGAACGTCGAAGAGTTCGCCAAGATCTTCTGA
- a CDS encoding DeoR/GlpR family DNA-binding transcription regulator codes for MHEKERHRIILSAVQEKPVITVPELVDLTDSSEATIRRDIAALHVQKKLRRVRGGAEALHPPQFVGLAGRPFTVNETLNTRQKQAIAKEAVGLCEDGDPIIINGGTTTFQMVHFLTNRRMQVFTNSFNIAEHLLKHSKNTIMLSGGTIYREQNIVLSPFDNDVTRNFYARRMFMGAQGLGPLGLMEADPLLIQAEQKLIDQADELVVLIDSTKFKKRSSLILCGLKRIATVITDSGIEDRDAAMLEEAGVNLIVANVQTDARTQTAPSSA; via the coding sequence ATGCACGAGAAGGAAAGACATCGGATCATTCTGTCCGCGGTTCAGGAAAAGCCGGTCATCACCGTGCCTGAGCTAGTGGACCTGACCGACAGTTCCGAGGCGACGATCCGCCGCGACATCGCAGCACTTCACGTGCAGAAGAAGCTGCGCCGGGTGCGTGGCGGCGCCGAGGCGCTGCATCCGCCGCAGTTCGTCGGCCTTGCCGGCCGGCCCTTCACGGTGAACGAGACGCTGAACACCCGCCAGAAGCAGGCGATCGCCAAGGAGGCGGTCGGGCTCTGCGAGGATGGTGACCCGATCATCATCAATGGCGGCACGACGACATTCCAGATGGTGCATTTCCTGACCAACCGCCGCATGCAGGTCTTCACCAACTCGTTCAACATCGCCGAACACCTGCTGAAGCATTCGAAGAACACGATCATGCTCTCCGGCGGCACGATCTACCGCGAGCAGAACATCGTGCTCAGCCCCTTCGACAATGACGTGACGCGCAATTTCTATGCGCGCCGCATGTTCATGGGCGCGCAGGGCCTCGGGCCGCTCGGCCTGATGGAGGCCGATCCGCTGCTCATCCAGGCGGAACAGAAGCTGATCGACCAGGCGGACGAGCTCGTCGTGCTGATCGATTCCACAAAATTCAAGAAGCGCTCCAGCCTCATTCTCTGCGGGCTGAAGCGCATCGCAACCGTCATCACGGATTCGGGCATCGAGGACAGGGATGCCGCGATGCTGGAGGAGGCCGGCGTCAACCTGATCGTTGCAAACGTTCAGACCGACGCCAGAACGCAGACTGCACCCTCCTCGGCATGA
- a CDS encoding bifunctional rhamnulose-1-phosphate aldolase/short-chain dehydrogenase: MLEKNQGARLADLWDDAKASTMSESERLLYRSNLLGSDKRITNYGGGNTSAKAIETDPLGAGAVEVLWVKGSGGDVGTIKMDGFATLYMEKLNALKGLYRGLEHEDEMVGYLPHCTFNLNPRAASIDTPLHAYVPKKHVDHMHPDAIIAIAAAKNSRELTQQIFGEDIGWLPWKRPGFELGLWLEKFCLENPNARGLVLESHGLFTWGDTAKECYETTVEIINKAICWFEDNNNAPVFGGAVKPVLPASERRAVAEKLMPVIRGMISLDEKKVGHFDDGEAVLDFVTSKNLAPLAALGTSCPDHFLRTKIRPLVVDFDPANPDIDKTLAGLADAVAAYRADYAAYYERCKRDNSPGMRDPNAVVYLVPGVGMITFAKDKATARISSEFYVNAINVMRGASGVSDYVGLPEQEAFDIEYWLLEEAKLQRMPKPKSLAGRIALVTGGAGGIGKATANRLMAEGACVVLADIDETALAAAQSELASRYGKDVVRSVAMNVTDEALVAKSFADTLVEFGGLDILVSNAGLASSAVIEETTLELWNKNIGILATGYFLVAREAFRIFRRQKAGGNVVFVASKNGLAASPGASAYCTAKAAEIHLARCLALEGASEQIRVNVVNPDAVLRGSKIWTGEWKEQRAATYKTDDLEAHYRERSMLKLSVFPEDIAEAIYFLASDMSAKSTGNIVNVDAGNAQSFTR, encoded by the coding sequence ATGCTGGAGAAGAACCAGGGCGCACGCCTTGCAGACCTGTGGGATGACGCCAAGGCGTCGACGATGAGCGAATCCGAGCGGCTGCTCTATCGCTCCAACCTGCTCGGCTCCGACAAGCGCATCACCAACTACGGCGGCGGCAACACCTCGGCGAAGGCCATCGAGACGGACCCGCTCGGCGCGGGCGCGGTGGAAGTCCTCTGGGTCAAGGGCTCGGGTGGCGATGTCGGCACGATCAAGATGGACGGCTTCGCCACCCTCTACATGGAGAAGCTGAATGCGCTGAAGGGCCTCTATCGCGGCCTGGAGCATGAGGACGAGATGGTGGGCTACCTTCCCCACTGCACCTTCAATCTCAACCCGCGCGCCGCCTCGATCGACACGCCGCTGCACGCCTATGTGCCGAAGAAGCATGTCGACCACATGCACCCGGACGCGATCATCGCCATTGCCGCCGCGAAGAACAGCCGCGAGCTGACGCAACAGATTTTCGGCGAGGATATCGGCTGGCTGCCCTGGAAGCGGCCGGGCTTTGAACTCGGTCTGTGGCTTGAAAAATTCTGCCTGGAAAACCCCAATGCCCGCGGCCTCGTGCTGGAGAGCCATGGACTCTTCACCTGGGGCGATACGGCGAAGGAATGCTACGAAACGACCGTTGAGATCATCAACAAGGCAATCTGCTGGTTCGAGGACAACAACAATGCGCCAGTCTTCGGCGGCGCGGTAAAGCCGGTTCTACCTGCCTCCGAGCGTCGCGCGGTCGCCGAAAAGCTGATGCCGGTCATTCGCGGCATGATCAGCCTCGATGAAAAGAAGGTCGGCCATTTCGACGACGGTGAAGCCGTGCTGGACTTCGTGACATCGAAGAACCTGGCGCCGCTCGCAGCCCTGGGCACGAGCTGCCCGGACCACTTTTTGCGCACAAAAATCCGCCCGCTGGTCGTGGATTTCGACCCTGCCAACCCAGATATCGACAAGACGCTCGCAGGCCTTGCCGATGCGGTGGCGGCCTACCGCGCCGACTATGCGGCCTATTATGAACGCTGCAAGCGGGACAACAGTCCCGGCATGCGCGACCCCAATGCCGTCGTGTATCTGGTGCCGGGCGTCGGCATGATCACGTTTGCCAAGGACAAGGCGACGGCGCGCATTTCCAGCGAATTCTATGTCAACGCCATCAATGTCATGCGCGGCGCTTCCGGCGTCTCGGACTATGTCGGCCTGCCGGAGCAGGAAGCCTTCGACATCGAGTACTGGCTGCTGGAGGAGGCGAAGCTTCAGCGCATGCCGAAACCGAAGAGCCTTGCCGGCCGCATCGCGCTCGTCACCGGCGGTGCCGGCGGTATCGGCAAGGCCACCGCCAACCGCCTGATGGCCGAGGGTGCCTGCGTGGTGCTGGCCGATATCGACGAGACGGCGCTTGCAGCGGCTCAAAGCGAACTGGCAAGCCGCTATGGCAAGGATGTCGTGCGCTCGGTCGCCATGAACGTCACCGACGAGGCGCTGGTGGCAAAGAGCTTTGCCGATACGCTCGTCGAGTTCGGCGGCCTCGATATCCTCGTCTCCAATGCCGGCCTCGCTTCCTCCGCCGTCATCGAGGAGACGACGCTGGAGCTGTGGAACAAGAACATCGGCATTCTCGCGACCGGCTATTTCCTCGTGGCGCGCGAAGCCTTCCGCATCTTCCGCCGGCAGAAGGCCGGCGGCAACGTCGTCTTCGTAGCCTCCAAGAATGGCCTTGCCGCCTCCCCCGGCGCATCCGCCTATTGCACGGCGAAGGCCGCCGAAATCCATCTTGCCCGCTGCCTGGCCCTCGAAGGCGCATCCGAGCAGATCCGCGTCAACGTGGTGAACCCGGATGCGGTGTTGCGCGGCTCGAAGATCTGGACCGGCGAGTGGAAGGAACAGCGCGCCGCGACCTACAAAACCGACGATCTTGAAGCGCACTACCGCGAGCGTTCCATGCTGAAGCTCTCGGTCTTCCCGGAGGATATCGCCGAGGCGATCTATTTCCTTGCCTCCGACATGTCGGCCAAATCGACCGGCAACATCGTCAATGTCGACGCGGGCAATGCCCAGTCCTTCACGCGCTGA
- the rhaI gene encoding L-rhamnose catabolism isomerase: MISKDVIARENDRRLADLKSDYEHLGAQLARRGVDIDAVKKKVAAYAVAVPSWGVGTGGTRFARFPGEGEPRNIFDKLEDCAVIQELTRATPTVSLHIPWDKVTDLKELKERGNALGLGFDAMNSNTFSDAPQQEHSYKYGSLSHANAATRQQAVEHNLECIAIGNALGSKALTVWIGDGTNFPGQANFTKSFERYLNAMKAIYKELPDDWRLFTEHKMYEPAFYSTVVQDWGSNYLIAQELGPKAYCLVDLGHHAPNVNIEMIVARLIQFKKLGGFHFNDSKYGDDDLDTGSIDPYRLFLVFNELVDAEVRKAEGFSPSHMLDQSHNVTDPIESLMRSAMEVCRAYAQGLIVDRVALAGYQDGNDALMASETLKAGFRTDVEPILAMARLGAGGAIDPVATYRSAGYRAKVTSERPAVASGGGGIV, translated from the coding sequence ATGATTTCCAAGGACGTGATTGCGCGCGAGAACGACAGGCGTCTCGCCGACCTGAAGAGCGACTATGAGCATCTCGGCGCGCAGCTTGCCCGTCGCGGCGTCGATATCGATGCGGTGAAGAAGAAGGTCGCGGCCTACGCGGTCGCCGTGCCGTCCTGGGGTGTCGGCACCGGTGGCACGCGCTTTGCCCGCTTCCCCGGCGAGGGCGAACCGCGCAACATTTTTGACAAGCTGGAGGACTGCGCGGTCATCCAGGAACTGACCCGCGCCACACCGACCGTTTCCCTGCATATCCCGTGGGACAAGGTCACGGATCTCAAGGAGCTGAAGGAACGGGGCAATGCGCTGGGCCTCGGCTTCGACGCGATGAACTCCAACACCTTCTCCGATGCTCCGCAGCAGGAGCATTCCTACAAATACGGCTCGCTGTCGCACGCCAACGCCGCAACGCGCCAGCAGGCCGTCGAGCACAATCTGGAATGTATCGCCATCGGCAATGCGCTGGGCTCCAAGGCACTGACGGTGTGGATCGGCGACGGCACGAACTTTCCGGGCCAGGCCAACTTCACCAAGAGCTTCGAGCGCTATCTCAATGCGATGAAGGCCATCTATAAAGAACTGCCGGACGACTGGCGGCTGTTCACCGAACACAAGATGTACGAGCCGGCCTTCTATTCGACGGTCGTGCAGGACTGGGGCAGCAATTACCTGATCGCTCAGGAGCTCGGCCCCAAGGCCTATTGCCTCGTCGATCTCGGTCATCACGCGCCGAACGTCAATATCGAGATGATCGTCGCCCGGCTCATCCAGTTCAAGAAACTCGGCGGCTTCCATTTCAACGATTCGAAATATGGCGACGACGATCTCGATACGGGTTCGATCGATCCCTACCGGCTCTTCCTCGTCTTCAACGAGCTGGTCGATGCCGAAGTGCGAAAAGCCGAGGGCTTTTCGCCCTCCCATATGCTGGACCAGAGCCACAACGTTACCGACCCGATCGAAAGCCTGATGCGCAGTGCCATGGAAGTGTGCCGCGCCTATGCGCAGGGGCTGATCGTCGATCGTGTGGCCCTTGCCGGCTACCAGGACGGCAACGATGCGCTGATGGCCTCCGAAACGCTGAAGGCCGGCTTCCGCACCGATGTCGAGCCGATCCTTGCCATGGCGCGGCTGGGCGCGGGCGGCGCGATCGATCCGGTCGCGACCTATCGGTCGGCAGGTTACCGGGCGAAGGTGACAAGCGAGCGGCCGGCGGTTGCGAGTGGCGGCGGCGGCATCGTCTGA
- a CDS encoding GlsB/YeaQ/YmgE family stress response membrane protein produces the protein MGIESILVFLIVGAIAGWLAGLIVSGFGFGLVGNIVVGIVGAFIAGFLFPRLGFSIGGGILAAIIHATIGAVILLVLIKVIKRA, from the coding sequence ATGGGCATTGAAAGCATTCTCGTTTTCCTCATCGTCGGCGCCATTGCCGGCTGGCTTGCGGGCCTGATCGTCTCGGGCTTCGGCTTCGGCCTCGTCGGCAACATCGTCGTCGGCATCGTCGGCGCCTTCATCGCCGGTTTCCTGTTTCCAAGGCTCGGCTTCTCGATCGGCGGCGGCATCCTTGCCGCCATCATTCACGCAACGATCGGCGCAGTGATCCTGCTCGTGCTCATCAAGGTCATCAAACGCGCCTGA